In Labrus bergylta chromosome 6, fLabBer1.1, whole genome shotgun sequence, the following proteins share a genomic window:
- the tprb gene encoding translocated promoter region b, nuclear basket protein isoform X4: MAALLLLQELEASELSKIPKTIQNKLERILSDQQYEIDSLKAQQEQFRVDSEQHFFEKVKQLAQCQEEFLSQSQEHLKLKDELNKLGDELKHVRDKNREYESSQGRLSSEQTVLSKAKEDLEAEKRELLRTLERRSLEVEHLNDDFRQLNDKMVEVNASKMALQMKLDELEAAEVNIKYKEKRMEQEKELLHGQTSWLNEELKAKSEELLSLSRQKGNQILELKFTLGDKADELSRLQDQVGSLKTSSEHLQKQNEDIISKLKEAKEQQATMEEKFRNELNANIKLSNLYKGAAADSEAKSEELSRAVEELHKLLKEAGEANKALEEKLQEMNGATDKSVAELKERIQALEKELDNANELLSSSKLRGPVSTASLLTDEQMTTMSPTAAAVSKIKPGMKLTELYTAYLESQEQLQLERLENKRVNKYLDDIVQEVEAKAPILKRQRDQHERMQKSVASLSAKLEQAVKEVHRLQKNADEANKRSSVLERDNQRCELQLADMAQQVRVLLIELEEARGNHVIHEEDVNSADISSTSEVISQHLVTFRSVEELQKQNQRLLVALRELSDSQEKEEFELTGNKHGELEQSLGKALAELDSLKEQRIKQVQMTEAIVKQRDMYRVMLARATGVSFPQQGTPPEEFIMTSTPRRSPAAIPTAGTPTELVSMATESTEALEANAALRQLQEVFSTYKRERMDSDKKLTETNEKLQEQLSNLHSQNATVSTNLDFTSKRYEMLEDNVKGYRKEIASLREKEQKTAAASQMHEQTINTMKEDLKAAKERLSMAEGRAENLRKERDMLKLVESRLNQEKESILSQQQTQNLLLTNLQTIQATLERSETDTRQRLNDQLEKQEREITQLQKRLEHEVEQRHLLSRNQEIQLMEAKRQLETQAALHHKTKELLNGAEVELKNLRLQQGSGESRHIMSSPSTPIIRGLQGSDQDREDLQGRLRLAETRAEELSESLRSITSSMEQYRAMAQSLEETLDKEKQVTEQARSTIEACMKEAEKQHRSLEEKLAEAEKQKQDLGEQKKRALASMEEQMNNLRRSLSSAKADHQEALQRLVVAEAQQQQALKDSQEQAKLAAEAQDKYEREMMMHAADVEALQAAKAQAQQAVELRHQLEERAQRTSAGLLEARVSWEEQEKILKEEMSKIGNRNEELQRQNTLLHEQIQTMSSKMADNLQHAVNESPKNISLSEESKSQDQVLEILRFVRREKEIAESHFEIAQGESLRYRLRVEHLERELKELQDSLSAAEERMQVTAKTLTQHDELMKKTETMSVLLETNKMLREEKDKLERELQQTQTKVQKLESDSVPLQQANSELSEKSGVLQAEKKILEEEIKRWKARAQHLVSQQKDSDPEEYKRLHSEKEAHLKRVQQLTEENTRLKAEANRSNNLTTSLQNQIQNLRDNMSKITEERNTLKNDVESKNQDIADKMRTITQVKKIGRRYKAQYDELKVEHDKLVAEAAAGPSQEEEARQASVQELQSLKNSLSQAEAKTKEMEGQLENINKVVTERETEARNAQEQSSRLQTELTRLKQELQDKASQEVTLRQQITEKEEKTKKAFVSAKQKLSQLMNAKEQLQKENSDLKQQRDELEQRLSALKSQYDGLLNRHEREMRNLRGQEQRDEQPEAGPSKTQEQQRSTEQRQISLKTTPAGDRGSASTSEPPTANIKPTPVVATGSKQPVNPGNKPTPRASIRPMITPAPVPTPTPTATVMPTTQVESQEAMQSSEGPPVEHVTVYGSASGSVRSASPNVQTTLAGPMLAMQQTQTQATAFVQPTQQQSLTHPEPANQDPPTMLIEAAPSSQVEWPSTSSTSSVFGTVSATPGTSSMSKRPREEEESSTMVTDTETTQEDSSRAPIPKKLRIIQRVGPEEEVLVEESAEAEGVVPTDSQDGGEASQQTEEFATLEEGDDVAASQSIPIDQEDEEVIVILTDSESEEDQEEEDEEEEEQDYEEEEEDEEDDEEEEDEEDDEEDDGEMGEEGEDSNEGSGDGNEAYEGDDTEGADVTDPGTETEESLGASDSTQRPADSQTPSFEGSTMESLESIFNSSSRMPQSPRRPTHQQPPRLNIHPAQSSELGPPAQRLPVRRVPQLTPGVQSSAQHFCDDDDRMVPSTPTLVVHRSDGFDQAIQFVETPSQRQLSSQGGLGLYESPLYLATHEEESGGRSVPTTPLQVAAPVTVFSEAAQSDTTEHASQSVPMVSTSTPGLVVPGGAGTGEEREDIFMEPDTDRPSAEVSVDAVVSQGDAEESGQTSDKSSLPSTSQEPSSSSADTSSAPPKPCRPVSSRQLQRWPENRGGRMKRGGFPSRFSRGFHGRRFQR; the protein is encoded by the exons ATGGCggcactgctgctgctgcaagagTTGGAAGCTTCTGAGCTATCCAAGATACCGAAAACTATTCAAAACAAACTGGAAAGGATCCTTTCAGATCAGCAGTATGAAATCGATTCTTTGAAAGCACAGCAGGAGCAATTTCGCGTCGACAGCG AGCAACATTTCTTCGAGAAAGTGAAACAACTCGCTCAATGTCAGGAGGAGTTTTTGTCCCAGTCCCAAGAACATCTCAAACTCAAAGATGAGCTGAACAAGCTCG GTGATGAACTCAAACATGTACGTGACAAAAACAGGGAATATGAATCCTCACAGGGGAGGTTGTCATCAGAGCAG ACTGTGCTGTCAAAGGCTAAAGaagatctggaggcagaaaagCGAGAGCTTCTGCGAACGCTGGAAAGAAGGTCCTTGGAAGTGGAGCATTTAAACg ATGACTTCAGGCAACTCAATGATAAGATGGTGGAAGTTAACGCCTCCAAGATGGCCCTACAGATGAAGTTAGATGAACTTGAAGCAGCTGAAGTCAACATCAAG TACAAAGAGAAGCGTATGGAACAAGAGAAGGAGCTGCTGCATGGACAGACGTCTTGGCTGAATGAGGAACTGAAGGCTAAGAGTGAGGAGCTGCTGTCCCTGTCCCGACAGAAGGGAAACCAGATCCTGGAACTGAAGTTCACCCTGGGGGACAAGGCAGATGAG TTAAGCAGACTCCAAGATCAAGTGGGCAGTTTGAAAACATCAAGTGAACATCTtcagaaacaaaatgaagacaTAATCAGCAAACTAAAAGAA GCCAAAGAACAACAAGCGACCATGGAGGAAAAGTTCAGAAACGAGCTCAATGCCAACATCAAGCTTTCTAATCTGTACAAG GGAGCAGCAGCAGATTCTGAGGCAAAAAGTGAAGAGCTGAGTCGGGCAGTGGAGGAGCTTCATAAGCTGCTGAAGGAGGCAGGAGAAG CCAACAAAGCCCTCGAAGAGAAGCTGCAAGAGATGAATGGTGCCACCGATAAAAGTGTAGCTGAACTGAAGGAGAGGATCCAGGCTCTTGAGAAAGAGCTGGACAATGCCAATGAGCTGCTGTCAAGTTCTAAACTCAGAG GCCCTGTGAGTACAGCGTCTTTGCTCACAGACGAGCAAATGACAACAATGTCTCCTACCGCAGCTGCTGTATCCAAGATAAAGCCCGGCATGAAGCTCACAGAG CTGTATACAGCATACCTGGAGAGCCAGGAGCAGCTGCAGTTAGAGCGATTGGAGAACAAGCGGGTCAACAAATACCTGGATGACATTGTGCAGGAAGTGGAAGCCAAGGCCCCTATCCTCAAACGGCAAAGGGACCAACATGAGCGCATGCAGAAGTCAGTGGCCAGTCTTTCTGCCAAGCTGGAGCAGGCTGTAAAG gAGGTGCACCGTCTGCAGAAGAATGCTGATGAAGCTAACAAGCGCTCGTCTGTTCTGGAAAGAGACAACCAGAGATGTGAACTTCAGCTAGCAGACATGGCCCAGCAG GTGCGTGTGCTGCTGATTGAGCTGGAAGAGGCTCGTGGAAATCATGTTATTCATGAAGAGGACGTGAACTCAGCTGACATCAGCAGCACATCAGAGGTGATCAGCCAACACTTGGTGACTTTCCGCAGTGTGGAGGAGCTTCAGAAGCAGAATCAGCGTCTTTTGGTGGCCCTCAGGGAGCTCAGTGACTCTCAGGAGAAAGAGGAGTTTGAATTAACTGGCAATAA ACATGGTGAACTGGAGCAAAGTTTGGGGAAAGCCCTGGCGGAGCTGGATTCCCTGAAGGAGCAAAGAATCAAACAGGTCCAGATGACAGAGGCCATCGTGAAGCAGAGGGACATGTATCGTGTGATGCTGGCTCGGGCAACCGGAGTCAGCTTCCCTCAGCAAG GTACACCACCTGAGGAGTTCATTATGACTTCCACCCCCCGTCGCTCACCTGCAGCCATTCCCACCGCAGGAACTCCCACTGAACTTGTGTCCATGGCAACAGAGTCTACAGAAGCATTGGAAGCCAACGCAGCTTTGCGACAG TTACAGGAGGTGTTCTCCACTTATAAGAGGGAGCGCATGGACAGTGACAAAAAACTGACAGAGACGAATGAAAAGCTCCAGGAGCAGCTCTCCAATCTCCACTCCCAGAATGCTACGGTATCCACCAATCTGGATTTTACCTCCAAGAG GTATGAGATGCTGGAAGACAACGTTAAGGGCTACAGGAAAGAGATTGCTTCCCTTAGGGAAAAGGAACAAAAGACGGCCGCTGCCTCACAGATGCACGAGCAGACTATCAACACTATGAAAGAAGATCTAAAAGCTGCCAAAGAGAGACTCTCCATGGCCGAG GGCCGAGCTGAGAACCTTCGTAAGGAGAGAGACATGCTGAAGCTGGTGGAGTCGAGGCTGAACCAGGAGAAAGAGTCAATCTTGAgccaacaacaaacccagaaCCTGCTGCTGACCAACCTCCAGACCATTCAG GCTACCCTTGAGCGGTCAGAGACTGATACACGTCAGCGTCTAAACGACCAGTTGGAGAAGCAGGAACGAGAGATCACGCAGCTGCAGAAGCGGCTGGAGCACGAGGTGGAACAGCGCCACCTGCTCAGCAGAAACCAGGAG ATTCAGTTAATGGAGGCCAAAAGGCAGCTGGAGACACAGGCGGCTCTACACCATAAGACCAAGGAGCTGCTGAATGGTGCCGAGGTGGAGCTCAAAAACCTGAGGCTGCAGCAAGGAAGTGGGGAATCACGTCACATCATGAGCTCGCCATCCACACCCATTATCAGAG GCCTGCAGGGTTCAGATCAAGACAGAGAGGATCTACAGGGCCGTCTGCGGCTGGCTGAAACCCGGGCAGAGGAGCTTTCAGAGAGCCTCAGATCAATCACTTCCAGCATGGAGCAGTATCGAGCCATGGCTCAGAGCCTGGAAGAGACCCTGGACAAAGAGAAACAG GTAACAGAGCAGGCACGCTCAACGATTGAAGCTTGTATGAAGGAGGCTGAGAAGCAGCACCGCAGTCTGGAGGAGAAGCTTGCAGaggcagagaaacagaaacaagacttaggggagcagaagaagagagcCCTTGCCTCCATGGAGGAGCAG ATGAACAATCTAAGGAGAAGCCTCAGCAGTGCCAAGGCAGATCACCAGGAGGCGCTACAGAGACTGGTAGTCGCTGAGGCTCAGCAGCAGCAAGCTCTAAAAGACAGTCAAGAGCAG GCTAAGCTGGCAGCTGAAGCACAAGACAAGTACGAGCGGGAGATGATGATGCATGCCGCAGACGTGGAAGCCCTGCAGGCGGCTAAAGCTCAGGCCCAGCAGGCTGTCGAGCTCAGACATCAGCTGGAAGAGAGAGCACAGAGGACCAGTGCCGGACTCCTGGAGGCGAGAGTGTCCTGGGAAGAACAGGAGAAGATCCTCAAG GAGGAGATGTCCAAGATCGGGAACAGAAATGAGGAGTTGCAGAGGCAGAACACCCTCCTACATGAACAGATCCAGACAATGAGTAGCAAGATGGCTGACAATTTACAACATGCAGTTAATGAGAGTCCGAAGAATATCTCCCTGTCTGAAGAGAGCAAATCCCAGGACCAAGTCCTTGAGATTCTCAG GTTTGTGCGGCGGGAGAAGGAAATTGCAGAGTCTCACTTCGAAATTGCCCAAGGGGAGAGTTTGCGTTACCGTCTGAGGGTGGAGCACCTGGAGCGAGAGCTGAAGGAGTTACAGGACAGCTTGAGCGCCGCGGAGGAGAGGATGCAG GTGACAGCAAAGACCTTGACTCAGCATGATGAGCTGATGAAGAAGACAGAAACCATGAGCGTCTTGCTGGAGACCAACAAGATGCTGAGAGAGGAAAAGGATAAGTTGGAGCGAGAACTGCAGCAAACACAGACTAAG gTACAAAAGTTGGAGTCTGACAGCGTACCACTACAGCAGGCCAACTCAGAGCTGAGCGAGAAGAGCGGCGTACTGCAGGCTGAGAAGAAGATACTGGAAGAGGAAATCAAGCGCTGGAAAGCTCGGGCCCAG CATTTGGTGAGCCAGCAAAAAGATTCAGATCCAGAAGAGTACAAGCGGTTGCACTCTGAGAAGGAGGCACATCTCAAACGCGTTCAGCAGCTCACTGAGGAGAACACAAGGCTTAAAGCAGAGGCTAACAG ATCCAATAACCTGACCACTTCCCTTCAAAATCAGATACAGAACCTGCGTGACAACATGAGTAAGATAACAGAAGAAAGGAATACTCTGAAGAATGACGTTGAGTCAAAGAACCAGGATATTGCGGACAAAATGCGAACTATCACCCAGGTCAAGAAGATCGGGCGCCGCTACAAGGCTCAGTACGATGAACTCAAAGTGGAACACGACAAG cTGGTAGCTGAGGCTGCAGCAGGTCCGTCCCAAGAAGAGGAAGCTCGTCAAGCTTCAGTTCAGGAGCTGCAGAGCCTCAAAAATTCTCTGAGCCAGGCTGAAGCAAAAACCAAAGAGATGGAAGGACAGCTGGAGAACATCAACAAG GTGGTCACAGAGCGGGAGACTGAAGCACGTAATGCCCAAGAACAATCCTCAAGGCTGCAGACAGAGTTGACCCGGCTGAAGCAGGAGCTGCAGGACAAAGCTTCTCAGGAGGTCACACTGAGACAGCAGATTACTGAGAAGGAAGAGAAGACCAAGAAGGCATTTGTTTCTGCCAAGCAGAAGCTTAGTCAGCTCATGA ACGCCAAAGAGCAGCTGCAGAAGGAAAACAGTGATCTTAAACAACAGCGTGATGAGCTCGAGCAGCGATTAAGCGCTCTCAAGTCTCAGTATGACGGCCTTCTGAATCGACATGAGAGAGAAATGAGAAACCTGCGAGGCCAGGAGCAGAGGGACGAGCAACCCGAGGCAGGACCCAGCAAG AcccaggagcagcagaggagcacAGAACAGAGACAGATCAGTCTGAAGACCACCCCAGCTGGAGACAGGGGCAG TGCCAGCACATCTGAGCCTCCAACTGCCAACATAAAGCCAACACCTGTTGTGGCTACAGGCAGCAAGCAGCCTGTCAATCCAGGAAACAAACCTACTCCAAGAGCAAGCATCAGACCAATGATCACCCCAGCTCCTGTTCCCACCCCAACACCCACTGCGACTGTCATGCCTACCACACAGGTGGAGTCGCAGGAAG ctaTGCAGTCTTCTGAAGGCCCACCTGTGGAGCATGTGACGGTGTACGGCAGTGCCAGCGGCTCGGTGCGCTCAGCCAGCCCCAACGTCCAGACCACTTTAGCCGGGCCCATGCTAGCCATgcagcagacacagacacaggccACAGCATTTGTCCAACCAACTCAGCAACAGAGCCTGACCCACCCGGAGCCAGCCAATCAGGACCCACCGACCATGCTTATTGAGGCAGCACCTAGCTCGCAGGTGGAGTGGCCTTCAAcgtcctccacctcctctgtgTTTGGGACTG TTTCGGCAACACCAGGGACCTCCTCCATGTCCAAAAGGCCtcgtgaggaggaggagagctccACCATGGTCACTGACACAGAAACAACCCAGGAGGATTCTTCAAGGGCTCCGATACCAAAGAAACTCCGCATCATCCAGAGAGTTGGTCCAGAG GAAGAGGTGCTGGTGGAGGAGAGTGCTGAGGCTGAAGGGGTGGTGCCAACAGACAGTCAGGATGGTGGAGAAGCAAGCCAG CAGACAGAGGAGTTTGCAACACTGGAGGAAGGAGATGATGTTGCAGCATCCCAGTCCATCCCCATTGACCAAGAGGATGAAGAAGTCATCGTCATATTGACGGACTCAGAGAGCGAAGAAgaccaagaggaggaggatgaagaggaagaagagcag GActacgaggaggaggaggaagatgaagaggatgacgaggaggaagaagatgaagaggatgacGAGGAGGATGATGGAGAGAtgggggaggaaggggaggacaGTAACGAGGGGAGCGGAGACGGAAACGAGGCGTACGAAGGAGACGACACTGAG gGAGCTGATGTAACAGACCCAGGCACAGAGACGGAGGAGAGTTTGGGAGCGTCTGACTCCACCCAGAGACCAGCAGATTCCCAGACACCCAGCT TTGAGGGCAGTACTATGGAGTCTCTGGAGTCAATCTTCAACTCTAGTTCAAGGATGCCCCAGTCACCACGGAGACCAACGCATCAGCAGCCCCCTCGTCTGAACATCCACCCTGCCCAGTCATCTGAGCTGGGGCCACCTGCTCAG CGGCTCCCCGTTCGTCGAGTCCCTCAGCTCACTCCTGGAGTGCAGAGCAGTGCT CAGCACTTCTGTGACGATGATGACAGGATGGTTCCCAGCACTCCCACTCTGGTGGTGCACCGCTCCGATGGTTTTGACCAGGCCATCCA ATTTGTTGAAACTCCCAGCCAAAGACAGCTCTCATCACAAGGAG GTCTTGGGCTGTATGAAAGTCCTTTGTATCTAGCGACTCATGAGGAGGAGTCTGGCGGCCGCAGCGTTCCAACGACACCGTTACAAGTTGCAGCACCAG TAACTGTTTTCTCAGAGGCAGCTCAGTCTGACACCACCGAGCACGCCTCCCAGTCTGTTCCCATGGTGAGCACTTCAACACCAGGCCTGGTTGTGCCAGGAGGAGCTGgcacaggggaggagagggaagacaTCTTCATGGAGCCTGACACTGATAG ACCCAGTGCAGAGGTGTCAGTGGATGCAGTGGTCTCACAGGGAGATGCAGAGGAGTCCGGCCAGACATCTGACAAATCCAGCCTCCCCTCCACCAGTCAGGAACCCTCATCCAGCTCTGCAG ACACAAGCAGTGCTCCACCTAAACCCTGTAGACCTGTATCCAGCAGACAGCTGCAGCGCTGGCCAGAAAACCGTGGTGGGCGCATGAAGAGAGGAG ggTTTCCTTCTCGGTTCTCTCGAGGCTTCCACGGGAGACGATTCCAGAGATAA